The Deltaproteobacteria bacterium genomic interval CGATCAGAAATTGCGTCTGGTCATGGCCCTGCAAAGCCAGGGAGAAATCGTGGCCATGACCGGGGACGGGGTCAACGACGCCCCGGCCCTGAAACAGGCCGACATCGGCGTGGCCATGGGCAAGGGCGGGACCGAGGCCGCCAAGGAAGCGGCGGACATGATCCTGACCGACGACAATTTCGCCACCATCCAGGCCGCCGTGGAAGAAGGACGCGGCGTGTACGACAATCTGCTCAAGTTCATTGTCTGGACCCTGCCGACCAATGTCGGCGAAGGCCTGGTCATCCTCGCCGCCGTGCTGCTCGGCGTGCCCCTGCCCATTCTGCCGGTTCAGATTTTGTGGATCAACATGACCACGGCCGGATGCCTGGGCCTGATGCTGGCCTTCGAGCCCAGGGAACCAGGCATCATGGACCGCTTGCCGCGCGACCCGGCCCGGCCGATCCTGGACGCGGCGCTGGGGCTGCGTGTTTTCTGGGTGGGCGCCATTCTCTTGATCGCCGCCTTCGGGCTGTTCGAGTGGGAGCTGCGCACCAGCGGCAACATGGCCCAGGCCCGGACCGTGGCCGTCAATGTCTTTGTCCTGGCCGAGGCCATGTACCTGTTCAATTGCCGTTCCTTCACCCTGTCTCCATTGGCCCTGGGATTGGGCACCAATCCGTGGGTCATCGGCGGCGTTGGCCTGATGATCGCCCTGCAGGCGCTGTTCACCTACGCGCCATTCATGAACACCCTGTTCGGCAGCGCCCCGCTGGGACCGTTGCCGTGGATCAAGTCCGCCGGGGTCGCGGTATTGGCCTTTGTCTTGGTGGAAGCCGAAAAAGCCCTGCGGGTCTGGCTGGCCACTCCCCGGACCCAGACCGAGGCCTGAGGCGCCCTGGGGTCGGCCGTGGGAAAGATATTGACCACGGCCGGCCCTTGGGCCAAGGAAGCTCCTTTTCACCATAGGCAAGGATGGACGCGTGACCACGACAATTGGAATCATCGGTGGCGGGCTGGCCGGATGCGAGGCGGCCTGGCAGCTGGCCCGGGCTGGCCGGGACGTGGTTTTGTACGAAATGAAGCCGACGACGTTTTCGCCGGCGCACCACAGCCCGGATCTGGCCGAACTGGTCTGCTCCAATTCCTTCCGCTCCGCCGAGCTGGAAACCGGAATCGGGCTTTTGAAGCTGGAAATGGCCGAGCTGGGCAGCCTGGTCATGGACGTCGCCCGGCAAACGGAAGTCCCGGCCGGCAAGGCCCTGGCCGTGGACCGCGAACTGTTTGCCCGGGAAATGACCGCACGGATCGCCAACCATCCGCGTATCACCGTGGTTCGGCGGGAAATCACCACCCTGGCCGAGCTGGATGGCCGGCATGAGGCGTTGATCGTGGCCGCCGGCCCCTTGGCCAGCGCGCCCCTGGCCGAGGATCTGGTCCGCGTCGTGGGTCAGGATTCCCTGGCTTTTTACGACGCCATCGCGCCCATCGTGGCCACGGATTCCGTGAACATGGACGTGGCCTTCTGGGCTTCGCGCTATGCTCCCGAGGACAAGGACTATCTGAACTGTCCCCTGTCCGAGGACGAATATCTGGCCTTCGTGCGGGAGCTGATCGCCGGCGACAAGGTCGAAGCCAGGGCGTTCGAGCGGGAAGTACATTTCGAGGGCTGTCTGCCCATCGAGGTCATGGCCGAGCGTGGCGAGATGACCCTGGCCTTTGGGCCCCTCAAACCGGTGGGTCTGGAGGACCCGCGCACCGGCCGCCAGCCCTTTGCCGTGGTCCAGCTGCGGGCCGAAAACCGGGAGAAGACGGCCATGAATCTGGTCGGGTTTCAGACCAAGCTCAAATACCCGGAACAAAAACGTATTTTTGCCATGATCCCGGGCCTGGAGCGGGCCGAGTTCCTGCGCCTGGGCAGCATCCACCGCAATACGTACGTCAAGGCGCCGGAGGTCCTGGCCGAGGATCTGCGTTTGCTGGCCTGGCCCGGCACCTATCTGGCCGGGCAGATCAGCGGCGTGGAAGGCTACCTGGAGTCGGCGGCCACGGGCTTGTGGCTGGGGCTGGCCCTGGCCGGGAAAATTGGCCTGCCGCCCGTGGAAACGGCCCTGGGCGCGCTCCTGGGCCACCTGCGCACGCCGGCCAAGCATTTTCAGCCGTCCAACGTCCATTTCGGCCTCATGCCCGCCCTGAACCGCAAGGCGCCCAAGAAAAAACGCAAGGAACTGTATGCCCAGCGCGCCCGCGAGGCCTGGGCGCGCTGGCTGGACGAACAGCGTCTGGCTTAGGGGGCGACCGGGGCCAGGCCGAGCAGCTGGCCGAGTTCCTCGTGCCGGCCCCGCGTGGGCAGGGCCATGAGGATGTTTTGGGCGGCCCACCAGTGCACGCCCAGTCCAAGCCCCCGGGCGCGGGTGATGAGATCGAGCAGGGCCTTTTCGGTCTGGGGCAGACTGCCCGCCAGTTCCGCGCCCAAGTCTTCCGCCCGGCGTTCCAATATGGCGCGGATGTCGGGATTGGTTCCAATCCAGCCCTGGGCAAAGCGGACCAGATCGGCCGGCGGGTCCAGGCGGGCCGTGAGCCAGTTCCAGATCAGGCCGGGCATGTGCAGGGCCAGACTGGCCTGGGGGACGTGTTGGCCCTCGGTGAAATTGGTCAAAAGTGGCACCACGGCCGTCGCGGCCCGGCAGGATGCCTCCAGCAGCGCATCCTCCTGGGCGCGGGAAACCTGGAAGGCGTGATCGGCCAGATGACGCGGGTCTTCGCCGTCGGCCGGTCCGGGCCTGGAGGTTTCGTCCAGGGGGACGGCGTCCTCGTCCAGGGTTTGGGACCACCTGCCGTGGATCATGCCGTCGCGCACCGTCAGGGTCAGGCCTGGCCAACGGCGTTCGCCGCCGGCCGGGACAAACCGGGCCAGGGCCGACAGGACGGGCCGCCGGGGCGAGACCTGGGTCCGCCACAGGGAAACCCCGTCCCAGTCCTCGCGCATGTTGGATTGGGCCTCGTGCAGAATGCGTTCGAATCCGGCCTCCACGTCCGGGCCGCCCGTGGCCAGGAGCAGATCCATGGCCCGGCGGGCGTTGGTCAGGCCGTTCAGGGGTTCGATGCGGGCGATGTCGTCGAAGAACCAGGCGCAGCTGGAAAAGCTGGCCAGGGCGCAGCGCTGCATGACCAGAAGGCGGCAGGCCATCCGCCGGTCCTCGGTTCCGAGTCCGGGCCGGCCGTGACGTCCGAGGAAATCCTCCAGGGCATCGGTTCCGGCCAGCACGCGGCCATATTCGGCCAGGGCCTGCCCGGCGTTCTGGACAAGCGTTGGGCCGGTTTTGAAATAGTGCTCGTCGACATAGTATTTCAAATAATTGAGACAACGGCGCAGGGGGCGGCGCCAGTCCTGAATCCAGTCCGGGTGGCCACCGTCGGCGCAGCCACAGTGGGTCATCCAGCGTCCGAGGCCGTGGACGCAGCTCCAGGACGAATTTTCATGGATCAGCGCCTCGTCCGTGGCCGGATGGGCCGCCAGGTAGGCGGCGTGATTGGTTGGCTGGATGCCGTCGCGGCCTTGCCGGGCCTGGTCGATGACATAGGCCAGGGCCATTTCGCCGAATTTGAAATGGTGCCCGTAGGATTCGCCGTCCGTGGCGATGTGGCGCAATCCCCCGCCAAAGCCGTGGCCAAGGCGGGTCCAGAACTGTTCTCCGTTTTCCAGCAACCGCTCAAAGGCCACGGCCCTGGACACGGGGCTGTCGTAGAAAAAGACACTGATGCTCTTGCCTTGGGGCAGTCGGACCAGATAGGGGCGCGTGGTGTCGAGATTGTCCTCGGTCACGGGTTGGAAGGCCCCGCCGTCGCCGCCGCGCACGGCCCGGGCCTGACGCGGCGCCAGGATGGTGAAGGCGATGCCGGCCTCGGCCAGGGCGGTCAGGGTCGGAATGTCCACGGCCGTTTCGGCCAGCCACATGCCTTCCGGGGCGCGGTTGAAGCGGGCTTCGAAATCCTGGATGGCCCAGCCGATCTCCAGGTTTTTGTCCAGTTCGGTGGCCAGGGGCATGATGGCATGGTGGTAGACCTGGGCCAGGGCGTTGCCATGGCCCAGGCGGGCCAGACCGAGCCGGTCCGCTTCCTGGATGCGGGCGTAGGTCCCAGGGGCGTGCCGTTCCATCCAGCGCAGCAGGGTCGGTCCGAAGTTGAAGCTCATCCAGGCATAGCAGTTGATCAGCTCGGCGATCATGCCCGAGGCATCCAGGCGGCGGGCAAAGGCCAGGGGCGTGTAGCATTCCCTGGCGATGCGCGCGTTCCAGTCGTGTTCCGGGGCGGCACTGCCTTCGGGCAGCACGTCCTCGAGCCAGGGGTCGAAGCGGGGTGGCTGATAGAAATGACCGTGGATGCATAGATTTTTGCTCATGATGGACTCCGGCTGCCTGATTGTGTCGGGGCCCAAACCTATAAACGAAAGGATCAAGCCGTCAAAGCGGGAATCCGCCGGCGGCGAAGGAGGATACCTTGGGATTCATGTCTGCCAGCGTGGGACTGACCCGCTACCGGATTGTCGAGGAGGAGGTGCCCCAGTCCCTGTGGGCCGAGGTCGAGGACCGGCTTGAGCGCAACGCCTTCCGGGACATCGACGCCAGCGCCGAGGAGCGCGCCTTTGGCTGGGTGTCCTTCGACAATATGCTCGACCCGGATTTTGAACTCTGTCCGCCGGAAAAGGGCGCCTATCTGGCCTTTACCCTGCGCCTGGACACCCGACGCGTGCCGCCGGCGGTGATGAAAAAGCATGTCACCGTGGCCCTGAACGAGGCCATGCGGGCCATGCGCGACCAGGGCAAGAAGTTTTTGACCAAGGAGCAGAAGGCCGAAATCCGCGACCAGGTCGAACTGCGCCTGCGGGCCAGGAGCCTGCCCATTCCAGCCTGTTTCGACGTGGTCTGGGACACCAACCAGCAGCTCGTCTACATCGCCTCGACCCAATCCAAGTTGGCCGAATTGTTCGAGGAGCTTTTCACCCACACCTTCGGCCTGCACCTGGAACCGCTTACACCGTATTTCGCGGCCTTGCGCCACCTTGGGCCCGAGGCCAAGGGCTGGCTGGACGCTTTTGAACCGACTGTTTTCGCCGTGGGAGGGGAATGATGGACATTGATCTGGAGCACGCCGAAACCATCGGCCTGGCCCTGGGGCAGGAATTTTTGACCTGGCTGTGGTTCGCCAGTGAATACAACAATAACGGCCTGTTCCGGACCGCCGATGGCGAGGCGTTTTCCGTGACCGTGGAGCAGAAGGTTTCGGTTCAGGGCGGCGAGGGCGAGGCCCGCGAGACCGCCGTGTGCAGCGGCCCCATGGCCGAGCTGCGCGAGGCCAGGGCGGGTTTGCGGACCGGCAAGAAGGTCAACAAGGCCAAGCTGCGCATCGATCGGGACGAGGTCTCCTGGCAGGTGCTCCTGGACGCGGCCAATTTCACGCTCCAGGGTCTGAAGACCCCCAAGGTGGACACCAGCCTGGACGACGGCGAGGATCCGGACGCGCGTATCCTGGAGAAGATTTACCTCGTTGAAAAATGCGCCCTGTACGTGGACACGATTTTCGCACGTTTTCTGGAGGTGCGCTTTGGCCCGGACTGGTCACGGGAAGTGGAACACATGCGGGCCTGGATGCGCGCCTAGACGAGATAACTCCGCAGGGCCAGGTAGCTGCCCTGGTCGGCGCTGTCGATGCAGGCGCCGACCTGGTAGCCGCCCCTGCCGCACAAGATGTGTCTGGTCCGGCATTGGAGGGCGATGGGCTTCTCCTGACGCGGCAGGGCGAAAATAACCTCGAACAGACGCAGGCTTTTGTCGAGACCGGCGTCGCTGGTGTCGTCACGGGGAACCGAAAGATTGATGCCGCCCAGGGACAGGTCGGTAATCTTGCTGGAGTGGAAAAGATTCCGGCTCCCGTTCCGGGCGCAGAGGATGGCCGGGATGGTGGCATGCTGCCGGGGAAACCGGCGGCGATCCAGGGTCGGATTGTCCGCGGTGGCCTGGGCTTCCAGATACTCCTGCAATACCGAGTTGATGAAGGCCGACAGTGACATGTCGCCACGATGCGCCAGATGCTTGAGGGATGTATTGAGTTCCGCCGTGGTTCGGAAGCTGATCATGATGTCCTTGGCCATGAGTTCTCCTTGTCCGGAAATATCCACAATGTCCGACAGTAAGAAAAATTCATGCCCGCATAAAAGAAGTGATGAATTCAAGAATATTGTTTGAATTGGCGAGCGGTGTCCTCGCCTGCTTGGCGTCTTTGTCCACGCCCTTGTCCGGGAAAGCCGGACTTTGTCCTACGGGCGGGCCATGGCCGTCATCTTGACGTGTCCTGATTTCCCGGTCCACAAGGCCCGACATCAACCGGAGAGTTCGTCATGTCCAAATTGCCTCGTTATCTGCTCCTGTCCTTTTTGTTCTTGGCCGCGTCGTTCCTGTCCGCCGAAGTCTGGATGCAGGCCGCGCGTCATACCTCGTTTTGCACCACCTCGGCCTGCGACGTGGTTGGAGAATACATCCGTTTTGGCGAGGGCAACCTGATCAAGCTCGGCGCCGTGTTTTTCTGGACCCTGTGGGGGCTGGTTTTTTTCGCCGGCCGGTATGGCAAGCCCTGGCTGTGGGGCCCGGTGGCCTTTATTTTGTGCGGCGCCCTGGCCTTTGACGGCGCGCTGCTGGGCTTCCAGTTCATCGGATTGCGGGAAAAATGCGCCCTGTGCGTCGTGGTCGCGGCCATTCTCTTTATCGGGTTGCTGCTGTTTTCCTGGGTGCGCCGCTCCTGGCTGATGGTCTGTGTCGGTATCGCGGTCTGGTGTGGCGGCTTCACGGCCAACGCCGTGCTGGATCTGAACGTCATTCCACCGGCCATCCTGGACACACCGTTCCTGAGCCACGGCGAGGCCAATGGCACGGTTCCGCAGCATGTCTTTTTTTTCAGCCTGCATTGCGACCATTGCTCCAAGGTCTTGGCCAATCTGTCCATCAACGCCCAGACCCTGCCCGGAAAATGGCATCTGACCTGCACGGACAACAAGGAGGATGATTTTCATCGTCTGGCCACGGTGTTGAGCTCCAACGCGACCGCCGAAAATCCTTTTTTGGAAGTGTTGCGCCTGGAGAGTCTGGAGTCCGTGCCGCCCGTGCCGGTGTCCGAGGAATTGCGCCAGACCGCGCGCACGGCCCGGGCCTATTTCAAGATGAAGGGTTTTCAGGGCATTCCCGTGTTGGTGGTTTTGGAACGTCCGGGCTGGGAAATGATTTTGCGCGGGGAAGGCAATATCATGGACTATTTGCGCATCCGGGGATTTTTGAAGCGGGAGCTCAATTTCCCCAGCCCGGCCCCGAAGCCCGCGGGTAATGCCACCCTTGGCCAATGACGGCGGCGTTTGTTGGACAAGATGCGCGAAAATGTATTTTGTGCGTTCTTTTTTATAAAAACGAGATAATTCCGTATGGGACGGTTTGTAAGACATCAAAAAATATCGAATCTTCGTTGATGGCGCGAAAAAATTCATGGTATGCCCGTTGAAACGTATTTCAAGGAGGCTTTCATGAAGCAGGTGTTGTTGAAGATGATTCTGACTGGATTACTCTGCGTGTTCGCGCTGCCTTTTGGAGCGTTGGCCATGGACGTGGTCGACATCAACACGGCCACGGTCGAGCAGCTGACCGAATTGCCCGGCATCGGGCCGGCCATCGCGGCCAAGATCGTGGCCCACCGCGCGGCGCATCCGTTCACGTCCGTCGAGCAGATCATGGACGTCAATGGTATTGGTCAGGCCAAGTTCGACGCCATCAAGGACAGCATCACCGTGGAAAAGGCCGCGCCCAAGGCGGAAGAAAAGGCCGCGTCCAAGAAGGAATAGGATTTGATACAGAATTGGATCGGCACGAATCCCCGTCAAAATGGCGGGGATTCGTCGTTGTGGGACAGCGCTCGGTCCGGGTTAGGCGCGGCCGGCGTCGGTTTGGGCGCGTTCGTGTTCCCAGGCCTTTTGCGCGGCCCTGGTTTCGGCCCAGCCCAGGTTGTCCTGGAAGCCATGGGGCGCGGCGGGGTGGACTTCGACGACGCGCTCCCTGTCCCCCTGGGTCACGCGGACTTCCACCGGCCCGTCGTGTCGCTTCGCCTTGGGCGCGAACGAGGCCAGACAGGCGGCGGCCTCGCGCACGACCTCGGGTTCCCAGTCGCGGCCGGGCACGGGCCGTCCCACGGCATGGGGCCCGGGAAAGGAGCGCAGCACGAAGACCATGTCCTCGGGGCGGATCAGGGCCGCCAAACGTTCGTTGTCCTTGTGTTCCCGGCCCATGGCCAGCCAGTGGCCCGTGGGCTGGCCGTTTATGTCCCGCCTCCAGAGTTGCCGGCCGACATTGGCCAGGTCGAAATGCGCGGCCAGGGGCCGGGGAAATGCGCGCAGGATGGGCCAATACCGCCGGGCCGATTCGCGTTCACCCAGACGGCAGCCCCCGGCCTGGGGCGGGATTTTGGTCACGCCCAGGGCCCTGGCCAGACGGAACTGGCCCTGCCGTCCCCGACCGCACAAGGACGGCAGGGCGGCACGGTCCACCAGACCGGATTCCTCCATGGGCGTGGGCGGCAGCAGGCCGGCGCTCAACGGGCGGAGCAGCACGTCGCGCACACCGGCTTCGTTGCGGATGATATTCAGGGTGTCGGCCCGTTGGGACATGG includes:
- a CDS encoding helix-hairpin-helix domain-containing protein, with translation MPVETYFKEAFMKQVLLKMILTGLLCVFALPFGALAMDVVDINTATVEQLTELPGIGPAIAAKIVAHRAAHPFTSVEQIMDVNGIGQAKFDAIKDSITVEKAAPKAEEKAASKKE
- a CDS encoding methylenetetrahydrofolate--tRNA-(uracil(54)-C(5))-methyltransferase (FADH(2)-oxidizing) TrmFO is translated as MTTTIGIIGGGLAGCEAAWQLARAGRDVVLYEMKPTTFSPAHHSPDLAELVCSNSFRSAELETGIGLLKLEMAELGSLVMDVARQTEVPAGKALAVDRELFAREMTARIANHPRITVVRREITTLAELDGRHEALIVAAGPLASAPLAEDLVRVVGQDSLAFYDAIAPIVATDSVNMDVAFWASRYAPEDKDYLNCPLSEDEYLAFVRELIAGDKVEARAFEREVHFEGCLPIEVMAERGEMTLAFGPLKPVGLEDPRTGRQPFAVVQLRAENREKTAMNLVGFQTKLKYPEQKRIFAMIPGLERAEFLRLGSIHRNTYVKAPEVLAEDLRLLAWPGTYLAGQISGVEGYLESAATGLWLGLALAGKIGLPPVETALGALLGHLRTPAKHFQPSNVHFGLMPALNRKAPKKKRKELYAQRAREAWARWLDEQRLA
- a CDS encoding tRNA(5-methylaminomethyl-2-thiouridylate) methyltransferase — encoded protein: MNTFDALSLFSGGLDSILAAKLMQSLGHSVLGLHFVSPFFGRPERVAEWTREYDLPIECIDIGQDFVDLMASFPPHGFGKVLNPCVDCKVLMLEKAKALLPVYGATYLVSGEVLGQRPMSQRADTLNIIRNEAGVRDVLLRPLSAGLLPPTPMEESGLVDRAALPSLCGRGRQGQFRLARALGVTKIPPQAGGCRLGERESARRYWPILRAFPRPLAAHFDLANVGRQLWRRDINGQPTGHWLAMGREHKDNERLAALIRPEDMVFVLRSFPGPHAVGRPVPGRDWEPEVVREAAACLASFAPKAKRHDGPVEVRVTQGDRERVVEVHPAAPHGFQDNLGWAETRAAQKAWEHERAQTDAGRA
- a CDS encoding DUF3536 domain-containing protein, producing the protein MSKNLCIHGHFYQPPRFDPWLEDVLPEGSAAPEHDWNARIARECYTPLAFARRLDASGMIAELINCYAWMSFNFGPTLLRWMERHAPGTYARIQEADRLGLARLGHGNALAQVYHHAIMPLATELDKNLEIGWAIQDFEARFNRAPEGMWLAETAVDIPTLTALAEAGIAFTILAPRQARAVRGGDGGAFQPVTEDNLDTTRPYLVRLPQGKSISVFFYDSPVSRAVAFERLLENGEQFWTRLGHGFGGGLRHIATDGESYGHHFKFGEMALAYVIDQARQGRDGIQPTNHAAYLAAHPATDEALIHENSSWSCVHGLGRWMTHCGCADGGHPDWIQDWRRPLRRCLNYLKYYVDEHYFKTGPTLVQNAGQALAEYGRVLAGTDALEDFLGRHGRPGLGTEDRRMACRLLVMQRCALASFSSCAWFFDDIARIEPLNGLTNARRAMDLLLATGGPDVEAGFERILHEAQSNMREDWDGVSLWRTQVSPRRPVLSALARFVPAGGERRWPGLTLTVRDGMIHGRWSQTLDEDAVPLDETSRPGPADGEDPRHLADHAFQVSRAQEDALLEASCRAATAVVPLLTNFTEGQHVPQASLALHMPGLIWNWLTARLDPPADLVRFAQGWIGTNPDIRAILERRAEDLGAELAGSLPQTEKALLDLITRARGLGLGVHWWAAQNILMALPTRGRHEELGQLLGLAPVAP
- a CDS encoding PilZ domain-containing protein produces the protein MAKDIMISFRTTAELNTSLKHLAHRGDMSLSAFINSVLQEYLEAQATADNPTLDRRRFPRQHATIPAILCARNGSRNLFHSSKITDLSLGGINLSVPRDDTSDAGLDKSLRLFEVIFALPRQEKPIALQCRTRHILCGRGGYQVGACIDSADQGSYLALRSYLV